In Persicimonas caeni, a single window of DNA contains:
- a CDS encoding 3-dehydroquinate synthase family protein: protein MSRPDSKTSEITRARSFSALELPDDAIVVVDNALPEAWIDALPDPIVVEAGESLKRLASIEELAGQVLERRSTRPLTLVGVGGGSIGDAVGFLASILWRGVDLWHVPTTLLAMVDSAHGGKTAVNLGAAKNQLGTFYPADRVVLVEEALATLPLEHRRDGLAELVKGLWLGDADALELLEADGGVGELASAPFDDIRERMMELLERAIDVKLDIVDQDLYETKEIRTFLNFGHTVAHTLELHTGISHGQAVCWGMLSASFLSDFPRLRRHVYELLTPAQVISAFEDRERFCAGIKRDKKRIEGQLRSVLLDAPGEPYVTREVSADDWYEAFREAVEWFESTPALVERRVERAASLEISASKSEMNRALVIEHLRPGQTRIDGYSTADDVAWLRRCLAELKGAELKGAELKEAESQEADGPTTIFAGEGGTTFRFLSAVCAARPGETVVLAAPRLLERPHDALFDALRAAGATIEPVETDEGKGIRVRGWSTWPERFEISAELSSQYATALALLSTSGNGFELALSGDGSIASRPYFDMTLDLLRTAGVDVTEGDGSFQFAPTPTLDEPATLVAETDASSAAVWAFARLVGVEADVARSPQSGRQPDARAADIAAKLAKAHEEGVDSVDVDLAEAPDLAPVLTAVATQIDPQVNIVGAAHLRHKESDRIGDLAQALADVGIEIEPRDDGMTIPAGGQTPRARGLWPTYGDHRLAMAGLLMTAGGTPLLIENPMVVAKSYPTFWHDARRVGWVVGAL, encoded by the coding sequence ATGAGCAGACCCGATTCCAAGACTTCAGAAATCACGCGCGCACGCAGTTTCAGTGCGCTCGAGCTTCCCGACGACGCCATCGTCGTCGTCGACAACGCGCTTCCCGAGGCGTGGATCGACGCGCTGCCCGACCCCATCGTGGTCGAGGCGGGCGAATCGCTCAAACGGCTCGCCTCCATCGAGGAGCTTGCCGGCCAGGTGCTCGAGCGCCGCTCGACGCGACCTCTGACACTGGTGGGCGTCGGCGGCGGCTCCATCGGCGACGCCGTCGGGTTTTTGGCGAGTATTTTGTGGCGCGGCGTCGATTTGTGGCACGTGCCCACCACGCTTCTGGCGATGGTCGACTCGGCCCACGGCGGAAAGACGGCGGTGAACCTGGGCGCGGCCAAAAACCAGCTCGGCACCTTCTATCCGGCTGACCGCGTCGTGCTCGTCGAAGAGGCGCTGGCGACCCTGCCGCTCGAGCATCGCCGCGACGGCCTCGCCGAGCTCGTCAAAGGTCTGTGGCTGGGCGACGCCGACGCGCTCGAGTTGCTCGAAGCCGACGGCGGCGTCGGCGAGCTCGCCTCGGCTCCCTTCGACGACATTCGCGAGCGGATGATGGAGCTGTTGGAGCGCGCCATCGACGTCAAACTCGACATCGTCGACCAGGACCTCTACGAGACCAAAGAGATCCGCACCTTCTTGAATTTCGGGCACACCGTCGCCCACACCCTCGAGCTGCACACGGGCATCTCGCACGGCCAAGCGGTCTGCTGGGGCATGCTCTCGGCGAGCTTTCTGAGCGATTTCCCGCGCCTTCGCCGGCACGTCTACGAGTTGTTGACTCCGGCGCAGGTCATCAGCGCGTTCGAGGACCGCGAGCGCTTCTGCGCGGGCATCAAGCGCGACAAAAAGCGCATCGAGGGCCAGCTGCGCTCGGTGCTCCTCGACGCCCCCGGCGAGCCGTACGTCACCCGCGAGGTGAGCGCCGACGACTGGTACGAGGCCTTTCGCGAGGCGGTCGAGTGGTTCGAGTCGACCCCGGCGCTCGTCGAGCGTCGCGTGGAGCGCGCGGCCAGCTTGGAGATCTCGGCGAGCAAGTCGGAGATGAACCGCGCGCTCGTCATCGAGCACTTGCGCCCCGGCCAGACGCGCATCGACGGCTACAGCACGGCCGACGACGTCGCCTGGCTTCGCCGTTGTCTTGCTGAGTTAAAAGGGGCTGAGTTAAAAGGGGCTGAGTTAAAGGAAGCCGAGTCGCAGGAAGCCGACGGGCCGACGACGATCTTTGCCGGCGAGGGCGGCACGACCTTTCGATTCCTGAGCGCCGTGTGCGCCGCGCGGCCCGGCGAGACGGTCGTTTTGGCTGCCCCGAGACTGCTCGAGCGCCCGCACGACGCGCTCTTCGATGCCCTGCGGGCTGCCGGCGCGACGATCGAGCCGGTCGAGACCGACGAGGGCAAAGGCATTCGTGTGCGGGGCTGGTCGACGTGGCCCGAGCGCTTCGAGATCTCGGCCGAGCTGTCGTCGCAGTACGCCACGGCCCTGGCGCTGCTTTCGACGAGTGGAAACGGGTTCGAGTTGGCGTTGTCGGGTGACGGGTCGATCGCGAGTCGGCCGTACTTCGACATGACCCTCGACCTGCTTCGGACGGCCGGCGTCGACGTGACCGAAGGAGACGGCTCGTTCCAATTCGCGCCGACTCCGACGCTCGACGAGCCAGCAACGCTCGTCGCCGAGACCGACGCGAGCAGCGCCGCCGTGTGGGCGTTCGCGCGGCTGGTCGGCGTGGAGGCCGACGTCGCCCGCTCGCCCCAATCGGGCCGCCAGCCCGACGCGCGCGCCGCCGACATCGCCGCCAAGCTGGCCAAAGCCCACGAAGAGGGCGTCGACAGCGTCGACGTCGACCTCGCCGAGGCGCCCGACCTGGCGCCGGTGCTCACCGCCGTGGCTACGCAGATCGACCCGCAGGTCAATATCGTGGGCGCCGCGCACCTGCGCCACAAGGAGTCCGACCGCATCGGCGACCTCGCCCAGGCGCTCGCCGACGTCGGCATCGAGATCGAGCCGCGCGACGACGGCATGACGATTCCCGCAGGGGGGCAGACACCGCGTGCGCGTGGATTATGGCCCACCTACGGCGACCATCGCCTGGCGATGGCGGGCCTGTTGATGACGGCGGGCGGGACGCCGCTGCTGATTGAAAATCCGATGGTGGTGGCGAAGTCTTACCCGACCTTTTGGCACGATGCGCGGCGTGTGGGGTGGGTGGTTGGCGCGTTGTGA
- the pheA gene encoding prephenate dehydratase encodes MANQDSSHALEVAYQGEIGAYSEGAAVEALGDAITPMPCESFDAVFEALADGRADRAVLPIENSLAGSIHRNYDLMLRHDFHIVGEHIFRVHHNLMALPGQSIDEIDEVLSHPQALSQCEHYLRDLGVETHATYDTAGSAKRVRREKLARTAAIASRRAADAYDLEILAAGIEDDPENYTRFLILAREPQTPAEGTNAKTSIVFSLKDQPSVLFKALSVFALRDIDLTKLESRPLRGRRFRYLFYLDFVGSVEEERAQNALRHLEEIAPMLRVLGSYGRHIVQSA; translated from the coding sequence ATGGCCAACCAAGACTCATCCCATGCGCTCGAGGTCGCCTACCAGGGCGAGATCGGCGCGTACTCCGAGGGCGCAGCCGTCGAGGCGCTCGGCGACGCCATCACACCGATGCCCTGCGAGAGCTTCGATGCAGTCTTCGAGGCGCTCGCCGACGGCCGCGCCGACCGCGCCGTGCTGCCCATCGAGAACTCCCTGGCCGGCAGCATCCACCGAAATTACGACCTGATGCTGCGCCACGATTTTCATATCGTCGGCGAGCATATCTTTCGGGTGCACCACAATTTAATGGCGCTGCCCGGCCAGTCCATCGACGAGATCGACGAGGTGCTGAGTCACCCGCAGGCGCTGTCACAGTGCGAACACTACCTGCGGGACCTTGGCGTCGAGACGCACGCGACCTACGACACCGCCGGCAGCGCCAAGCGCGTGCGCCGAGAGAAGCTAGCCCGCACCGCCGCCATTGCCAGCCGGCGCGCCGCCGACGCCTACGATCTCGAAATCCTCGCTGCAGGCATCGAGGATGATCCGGAGAACTACACGCGTTTTCTAATCTTGGCGCGCGAGCCCCAGACGCCCGCCGAAGGGACGAACGCGAAGACGTCGATCGTCTTCTCCCTCAAGGATCAGCCGAGCGTGCTCTTCAAGGCCCTGTCGGTCTTCGCGCTGCGCGACATCGACCTGACCAAACTCGAGAGCCGACCGCTTCGCGGGCGTCGGTTCCGGTACTTGTTCTATCTGGACTTCGTCGGCAGCGTCGAAGAAGAGCGTGCGCAGAATGCGCTGCGGCACCTGGAAGAGATCGCGCCGATGTTGCGCGTGCTGGGGAGTTACGGGCGCCATATTGTCCAAAGCGCCTGA
- a CDS encoding pyridoxal phosphate-dependent aminotransferase, producing MRSQRVEFLQQSDIRRMTRECNLAGGINLGQGICDLPTPPEVLDEASKAVLADKSVYSKYEGIDELREALADKLHTHNKLDVDPDSDIVVTVGSTGAFASTIQGLFNPGDELMVFEPYYGYHLNTMRVGGVKPNFVTLEPPNWEFSAEKLEAALTPKTRGIVVNTPTNPSGKVFTREEMNTIAWFCQKHDLIAITDEIYEYILYDGREHISLASLPGMYERTVTISGFSKTFSITGWRIGYAVAPPELSEAIGLVNDLFYVCAATPLQHGVARGMARLDPSYYAEMAADYEKKRDMFCAALTEAGLTPYVPAGAYYVLADISPLGCDTAREGAMKILEEAGVASVPGSAFYQSEAGESLTRFCYAKDWDTLEAAAERLSRLGG from the coding sequence GTGCGTAGCCAAAGAGTCGAGTTCCTGCAGCAATCCGACATTCGTCGCATGACCCGTGAGTGCAACCTCGCCGGCGGGATCAACCTCGGCCAGGGCATCTGCGATTTGCCCACACCTCCGGAGGTGCTCGACGAGGCCTCGAAGGCGGTGCTCGCCGACAAGAGCGTCTACAGCAAATACGAAGGCATCGACGAGTTGCGCGAGGCGCTCGCAGACAAGCTGCACACCCACAATAAGCTCGACGTCGACCCCGACAGCGATATCGTGGTCACCGTCGGCTCGACCGGCGCCTTCGCGAGCACCATCCAGGGGCTGTTCAACCCCGGCGACGAACTGATGGTCTTCGAGCCGTACTACGGCTACCACCTCAACACGATGCGCGTGGGCGGGGTGAAGCCCAACTTCGTGACCCTCGAGCCGCCCAATTGGGAGTTCTCGGCCGAAAAGCTCGAGGCCGCGCTCACGCCCAAGACCCGCGGCATCGTGGTGAACACGCCGACGAACCCGTCGGGCAAGGTGTTTACCCGCGAAGAGATGAACACGATCGCCTGGTTCTGCCAGAAGCACGATCTCATCGCGATCACCGACGAGATCTACGAATATATCCTGTACGACGGGCGCGAGCATATCAGCTTGGCGAGTCTGCCGGGGATGTACGAGCGCACGGTCACGATCTCGGGTTTCTCGAAGACATTCTCGATCACCGGCTGGCGCATCGGTTATGCGGTCGCCCCGCCCGAGCTCAGCGAGGCGATCGGCCTGGTCAACGATCTGTTCTACGTATGCGCTGCGACTCCCTTGCAGCACGGCGTGGCCCGCGGCATGGCGCGCCTCGACCCGTCGTATTACGCCGAGATGGCCGCCGACTACGAGAAGAAGCGCGACATGTTCTGCGCCGCGCTCACCGAGGCCGGCCTCACCCCCTACGTCCCCGCCGGCGCCTACTACGTGCTCGCCGACATCTCGCCGCTCGGCTGCGACACCGCGCGCGAGGGGGCGATGAAGATCCTCGAAGAGGCCGGCGTGGCCAGCGTGCCCGGAAGTGCGTTCTACCAGTCGGAGGCCGGTGAGTCGCTCACCCGGTTCTGCTACGCGAAGGATTGGGACACGTTGGAGGCTGCGGCGGAGCGGTTGAGTCGTCTGGGGGGCTGA
- a CDS encoding ATP-binding protein has translation MTEKLQKQTILDDLVNQFADPLSFFRELIQNAIDAGSGEVNVHFGFDPHSKPDATLPPGEGASRALQREADGGRQQAGSLKGTMTIHVDDFGEGMNREIIETKLTRLFSSAKDDDYTKIGKFGIGFVSVFAIEPEAVCVDTGRTGESWRVLFSADKTYELYKLDHPIEGTQIRLFKEVGREEFDDFVARARDVIMHWCKHVPIPIYFEDEELAAPFDIDSPCKLEHREEGTRLVMGFVDSFEAPFGYYNRGLTLKEGDESPWPHIAFKLDSRYLEHTLTRDQILEDKNFHKAWKLLEEIATERLPEKLVDLIEAEAKHPAGRDLHEELCGHLLRWLEVDGALRRDWSKRPLIPTVHGEAVSLRECERRANKGQLFAEPEATALTARLADDYLVIRAADDSPIQRLIDRTVGHRPPVASRQFAFAAQAAGAPAAGIGELGEQLALLVREMGGALDWVGLLEFDDGVAGNDRMALALEDRHEPVPIDDVPACGEASLCEAHHLVLNLSDERVDKLVRLSKKEPEWAAYTLLKLLLLDDELRPELDSLLAARAVERRKRRLD, from the coding sequence ATGACCGAGAAACTCCAAAAGCAGACGATCCTCGACGACTTGGTCAACCAGTTCGCCGACCCGCTGTCGTTTTTCCGCGAGCTCATCCAAAACGCCATCGACGCCGGCTCCGGCGAAGTCAACGTCCACTTCGGCTTCGACCCCCACAGCAAGCCCGATGCAACCCTTCCCCCGGGGGAAGGGGCCTCGCGCGCCTTACAGCGCGAGGCGGATGGGGGGCGCCAACAAGCTGGGAGCCTCAAAGGCACGATGACCATCCACGTCGACGACTTCGGCGAAGGGATGAACCGCGAGATCATCGAGACCAAGCTCACCCGCCTGTTCAGCTCGGCCAAAGACGACGACTACACCAAGATCGGCAAATTCGGCATCGGGTTCGTCTCGGTCTTCGCCATCGAGCCCGAGGCCGTCTGCGTCGACACCGGACGCACCGGCGAGAGTTGGCGGGTGCTCTTTTCGGCCGACAAGACCTATGAGCTCTACAAGCTCGACCATCCCATCGAGGGCACCCAGATTCGGCTCTTCAAAGAGGTCGGCCGCGAGGAGTTCGACGACTTCGTGGCCCGCGCCCGCGACGTCATCATGCACTGGTGCAAGCACGTCCCCATCCCCATCTACTTCGAGGACGAAGAGCTCGCCGCCCCCTTCGACATCGACTCGCCGTGTAAGCTGGAGCACCGCGAAGAGGGAACGCGCCTGGTCATGGGCTTCGTCGACAGCTTCGAGGCCCCGTTCGGCTACTACAATCGTGGGCTCACCCTCAAAGAGGGCGACGAGAGCCCGTGGCCGCATATCGCCTTCAAGCTCGACTCGCGCTACCTGGAGCACACGCTGACCCGCGACCAGATCTTGGAGGACAAAAACTTCCACAAGGCGTGGAAGCTCCTCGAAGAGATCGCCACCGAAAGGCTCCCCGAAAAGCTCGTCGACCTCATCGAGGCCGAGGCGAAGCATCCAGCGGGACGCGACCTCCACGAAGAGCTCTGCGGCCACCTGCTGCGCTGGCTCGAGGTCGACGGCGCGTTGCGCCGCGATTGGTCGAAACGCCCGCTCATCCCGACGGTGCACGGCGAGGCGGTCAGCTTGCGAGAGTGTGAGCGGCGCGCGAACAAAGGCCAGCTCTTCGCCGAACCGGAGGCTACCGCGCTCACTGCGCGCCTCGCCGACGACTACCTGGTCATCCGCGCCGCGGACGACTCACCGATTCAAAGGCTGATCGATCGCACGGTGGGCCACAGGCCGCCGGTCGCCTCGCGCCAATTCGCCTTCGCGGCGCAAGCAGCCGGCGCGCCCGCGGCAGGCATCGGTGAGCTTGGCGAGCAGCTCGCGCTGTTAGTGCGCGAGATGGGCGGCGCCCTCGACTGGGTGGGCTTGCTCGAGTTCGACGACGGCGTCGCCGGCAACGATCGCATGGCACTCGCGCTCGAAGATCGCCACGAGCCGGTGCCGATCGACGACGTGCCCGCATGCGGCGAAGCGAGCCTGTGCGAGGCGCACCACCTGGTGCTCAACCTGAGCGACGAGCGCGTCGACAAATTGGTGCGCCTATCGAAGAAAGAGCCCGAATGGGCCGCCTATACCCTGCTCAAGCTCCTCCTGCTCGACGACGAGCTCCGCCCCGAGCTCGACAGCCTGCTCGCCGCGCGCGCCGTCGAGCGGCGCAAGCGCCGCCTCGATTAG
- a CDS encoding transposase — MSPYPKELKERLVRRMLDEKISPESLAELSGVGKTTLWRWRKAALDGALRAEAKPESAPERRSSAEKLRLVMAAEALEGKEFGAFLREEGVHTSDLRRWRAQMYEGLDGRTRAKKEATQKLRQAQRDKRELESELRRKEAALAETAALLVLSKKARRLWGDEDAPMIGKSDKSSST, encoded by the coding sequence ATGAGTCCATATCCTAAAGAGCTAAAAGAGCGTCTTGTTCGACGGATGCTCGACGAAAAGATCAGCCCGGAGAGCCTGGCCGAGCTGAGCGGCGTGGGCAAGACGACGCTTTGGCGGTGGAGAAAGGCGGCGCTCGATGGTGCCTTGCGTGCTGAGGCAAAGCCAGAGTCGGCACCCGAGAGACGCTCTTCGGCCGAAAAGCTGCGTCTTGTGATGGCCGCCGAGGCGCTCGAGGGCAAGGAGTTTGGCGCTTTCCTGCGCGAGGAAGGAGTGCATACAAGCGACCTTCGACGCTGGAGAGCGCAGATGTACGAGGGGCTTGATGGACGCACCAGGGCCAAGAAGGAGGCCACCCAGAAGCTGCGCCAGGCCCAACGGGACAAGCGCGAACTCGAAAGCGAGCTTCGCCGAAAGGAGGCCGCGCTGGCCGAGACGGCCGCCTTGTTGGTGCTCTCAAAAAAGGCGCGCCGGTTGTGGGGGGACGAGGACGCTCCCATGATCGGCAAGAGCGACAAGTCATCCTCGACATGA
- a CDS encoding IS3 family transposase gives MIAEAVSHGARQAQACRTLGISERTIQRWRKDPQAEDARQGPHSRCAHALTDEERAQVVAIATGREFCDVSPRQIVCSLADRGEYVASESTFYRVLREEKMMTHRQPSRPPKPRPKPELVAASPGQVWVWDITYLPTQVRGRFVYLYWIMDLFSRKIVGFSVEDQESMELSSRLIEKTILAEQVEASGLCIHADNGAAMKGSTLLATLERLEVAASFSRPGVSNDNPHCESSFRTLKYRPGYPKKPLDGVHEWSEWVEAFVRWYNTEHYHSGIGWVTPEQRHAGEDVELLQRRQKLYEQARQKNPARWSRRPRGWTRPEEVRLAPLNLQET, from the coding sequence ATGATCGCAGAGGCGGTCTCCCACGGCGCGCGTCAGGCCCAGGCCTGTCGGACCCTGGGCATCAGCGAGCGCACCATACAGCGGTGGCGAAAAGACCCGCAGGCCGAGGACGCTCGCCAGGGACCCCACAGTCGGTGTGCGCACGCGCTCACCGACGAGGAGCGAGCACAGGTGGTCGCCATCGCCACAGGTCGTGAATTCTGTGATGTGAGCCCCCGGCAGATCGTATGCAGCCTGGCCGACCGGGGCGAGTATGTCGCCAGCGAGTCGACATTTTACCGCGTGTTGCGCGAAGAGAAGATGATGACCCACCGCCAGCCAAGCCGGCCGCCGAAGCCCAGGCCGAAGCCCGAATTAGTGGCCGCCAGCCCCGGCCAGGTCTGGGTGTGGGATATCACATACTTGCCCACCCAGGTACGCGGCCGGTTTGTCTACCTTTACTGGATCATGGACTTGTTCAGCCGCAAGATCGTCGGCTTTAGCGTCGAAGACCAAGAATCGATGGAGCTGTCGAGCCGCCTCATTGAAAAGACGATCCTCGCCGAACAGGTCGAGGCGAGCGGACTTTGCATCCACGCCGACAACGGGGCTGCGATGAAGGGCTCGACGCTTCTGGCGACGCTGGAGCGCCTGGAGGTGGCCGCTTCGTTTAGCCGCCCGGGCGTCTCCAACGACAACCCTCACTGCGAATCGAGCTTTCGCACGCTCAAATACCGGCCTGGCTACCCCAAAAAGCCGCTCGACGGCGTGCATGAATGGTCTGAGTGGGTCGAGGCGTTTGTCCGCTGGTACAACACCGAGCACTATCACAGCGGGATCGGCTGGGTGACCCCCGAGCAGCGCCACGCGGGCGAAGACGTCGAGCTGCTACAAAGACGCCAAAAGCTCTATGAACAGGCGCGCCAAAAGAATCCCGCACGCTGGAGTCGAAGGCCGCGAGGATGGACGCGCCCCGAAGAGGTGCGGCTTGCGCCGCTCAATTTACAAGAGACGTAG